Within Eggerthella timonensis, the genomic segment GTCGATGAAGATCATCATGAGGAACACGGCGAGCATGACGGCGATGATCATGATGATGAGGTGATCGGCCATGCCCACGGCCGTGATGACCGAGTCGATGGAGAACACGAGGTCCATGACCATGATGGTGCCCACGGCCTGCGGCAGCGCGATGCGATGGAGCGCCTTGTGCTCCTCGCAATGCTCGGCCTTGACCTCGGTCAGCTTGAGCGTGTCGCGCAGCTCGGCGACGCCCTTGTAGATAAGGTAGCCGCCGCCGATGAGCAGAACGAGGTCGCGCACCGAGAACCCGTGCGCGTACGGCCCGAGGTCGATGGTGAACAGCGGCGTGGTCATGTGCACGAGGAACGAGGCGAAGCACAGGAAGACGATGCGCATGACGAGCGCGCCGGCCAGGCCGAGCTTGCGGCCGATGTGCTGCTTGTCCTCGGGCAGGCGGTTCGTCGTGATCGAGATGAACACCAGGTTGTCCACGCCGAGCACGATTTCCAGGAAAATGAGGCTGACCAGGCTGATCCATGCCTCGGGTGACGCGAAGATTGACAGATCCACGGGTTGTTAGCTCCTTCTTCAGATTCCTCGTCCGTTCCGCGGGCGGGCAGCGTCCATAAAAAAAGACTCATGGCGCGCCGCACGATGCAAGCTGCGCCATGAGTCTCGTTATTTAAGACACGCCAGGCCTTCCGGCCATGATGTTGAACGTGCCGCTCGCATATCCGAACATGCGAGCCAACTACTCCCCCACGGGTGTTCGGTATCCTAACACGACGCCCCCAGCTCGGCAATTGCAAAAAGGGGAATTTAACGCAACCCGTACAAATGTCGTTGACGCGCAGGGTTGCGCGCAGGTCGCGGCGGGCAATGCTATAATGCGCAAAGCGCAACATCAGTTTCGCACCGATCACGCACATCACCGCAGGAGACGCAATGCTATTCAAGTCACGCAGAAACGAGTACGTGGACACGGAAGGCCCCGTGCGCTACCTGGACGGCAGCGGCCTCGAGCGCCCGCTCGACATGCCCAAGCCCCAGATCGCCATCATGATCGCCTTCGTCGTGGTCGCAGCCCTCATCGGCGGCTACCTGCTGTTCAACGTCCTGGACGCCGTGAAGGGAGGCGCCGCGCGCGCCCAGGCCAGCGTCGAGGAGAACCTGTCGCGCGAGGTGTCCTACGACCTGCCGTCGCTCACGTCCTACATCGCGATGAACGACGACGAGATCAAGCAGGCCCTGGCCGACGCGGGCCTCACGGTCATCGACAAGGGGGGCATGTCGGAGGATCCCGATGCCGCCCTCGAGCTGATCAAGCTGCCCGCCGACGTGAGCGAGCTCGATGCCGGCATGATGTACAGCAAGGGCGTGTCGAAGCTCACGGCGAGCGAGGCGGCGCTGCTGCTCAACGGGTCGTGGACGCTCGACGCCGATCGCTCCGAAGAAACGTCCATGCGCCTGCGCTACGCCGACTTCTCCTCGGGCAGCCTCGATGCCGCCATCGACAGCGCCATCGCCGCGGAGGGCTTCGATCCCGCCACCGTAGCCGAAGACGGCATGGGCGTGGACGAAGTGGGCAACACGTTCAAGCAGGGCACCGTCGAAGCAAACGGAACCACCTATACCTGGAAGGTCTCGGCCATCCCCCTGTCCGAGATGTACGATATCTCGGGCCTGCCCGACACCGCCACGTACGTGGGCGTGCGCCTGAGCGCCTAGCCTCTTAGCGCCCCGCGCGCATCGCTGGAAACCGCGCCCCGCATCGTGTTCGACGATGCGGGGCGCGTTGTTTTTCCACTTCAACATTATTCTTTATTAAAAACAGAAGAAAACCCTACCACTGCGCAGGGGTTTCCCTCCCACGCCCTCGGATATACCCCGATAGGCACCCGTCCTGCTCAAGCGCATGATACGACGTGAGGAAGAGGAGATTTCATGAAAGTATCGAGCGTCATAGCGGGTGCGTCGGCTGCCTTGGTGGCATTCCAAGCCGTGTTCTACGCCACCCGCGGCGAGGCCGACCTGCTGCGCCCTCCGGGCGCGCAGGGCGAGAAGGACTTCGCGTCGCGCTGCATCAAATGCGGCAAATGCATGGAAGCCTGCCCCTACCTCGCCCTCAAGCCCGCGCGCGACGACGCGGGCGCGGCCGTGGGAACGCCCATGATCGACGCGCGCGCCCAGGCATGCCGCCTGTGCGAGGATTTCCCCTGCGTCGAGGCCTGCCCCACGAACGCGCTGCGCGACATCGAGGCCCGCTCGGACGTGAAGATGGGGGTCGCCGTCATCGACGAGGACCTCTGCATCGCGTTTCAGGGCATGCGCTGCGAAGTGTGCTACCGCACCTGCCCCCTCATCGACGAGGCCATCACCATCGACTACCGCCTGCGCGAGGGCGACGCCATCCATTCCGTGTTCGCCCCCGTCATCGACGAGGACAAATGCGTTGGATGCGGGCTGTGCGTCGAGCGCTGCGTAGTCGGCGAACCCGAGGTCGCCATCCGCATCGCTTGCGACGAGGAGCGCGCACGGGGCGTCGCTGCGGCGGGGTAACGGGCGCGTCGCGCCCTTGAACGTACTGCCAAACCGTTGGAGGACGGTAGGACATACAGAGTGAGTAACGGGAGGAAAAGGAGGGATGTCATGGACATCTCAAGACGAGGATTCGTCAAGGCCACGGCGGTAGCGCTTGCAAGCGCCGCGGCGGCAGGCACCATGTCGTCGCTCGTTGGATGCGCGAGCGGCGAGGGCCAGACGACGGCTGCCGCTGCGGGCGACGGTCAGAAGTACACGGCCGTGTGCCGCTTCTGCGGCTGCGGCTGCGGCGTCATCTGCGAGGTCAAGGACAACAAGCTCGTCAGCGTCACGGGCGACCCGGACAACGAGTCCAACAAGGGCCTCAACTGCGTCAAGGGCTACTACCTGGCGAAGATCCTCTACGGGGACGATCGCCTGACCAAGCCGATGATCCGCGAGGACAAGTCCACGAAGGGCACCGGAGAGGGCCTGCGCGAGGCCACCTGGGACGAGGCGCTTGAGCTCGTGGCGTCCAAGCTCAAGGAGACGTGGAAGGCCGACAAGAGCCGCCTCGCCTTCTGGCTGAGCGGCCAGCAGCCCATCACCGAGGGCTACGCCTGCGCCAAGTTCATCAAGGCCGGCCTGCTGTCCAACAACGTCGACCCGAACGCGCGCCTCTGCATGGCCAGCGCCGTGGTCGCGTTCATGAACGTGTTCCAGACCGACGAGCCCGCCGGCTCCTACAGCGACCTCGACCAGGCCGACGTCTTCATCACCTGGGGCGCCAACATGGCCGAAGCGCATCCCATGCTGTACTCGCGCCTGACCGCCCGCAAGCTCTCCGGCACGGGCGTGAAGCATTACGACCTCGGCACCATCAGGACGCGCACGAGCGCGAGCGCCGACAAGACGATGATCTTCCATCCGAACACCGACCTGGCCATCGCGAACTGCATCGCCAACTACCTCGTGCAGAACAAGAAGTACGACGAGGCGTTCGTGAACGACCATCTGCAGTTCAAGCAGGGCACCGAGGACATCGGGAACGCCTTCGAAGACGGCTACGACAAGAGCGAGATCGGCTCGAAGGTGGACGCCGTGAGCCCCATCACGTTCGAGGAGTACGCCGCGCGCCTGGAGCCCTACACCTTCGAGTACACCTCCCAGCTCTCCGGCGTGGCCGTCGAGGACCTCAAGGAACTGGCCGAGGTCTTCGCCGACCCCGACAAGAAGGTCATGTCGCTGTGGACGATGGGCGTGAACCAGCACAACCGCGGCACGTGGATGAACCACAACATCTACAACGTCCACCTGCTGTCCGGCAAGATCGCCCAGCCCGGCTGCGGCCCCTTCTCGCTGACCGGCCAGCCCACCGCCTGCGGCACCGCCCGCGAGGTGGGAACGTTCAGCCACCGCCTGCCCGCCGACCTCCTCGTGGCCAACGAGCAGCACCGCCGCTACACCGAGGCCATCTGGGATCTGCCCGAGGGCTACCTCGACGAGATCAAGGCCCCCGGCATGCACACGGTCAAAATGTTCCGCGAGCTGTCGAAGGGCAACATCGACTTCATGTGGTCCGCGCACAACAACTGGGCCCAGTCCATGCCGAACCTCACCCGCTTCCTGGGCGAAGGCGACGACAACAAGGGCATCTTCGACGCGTTCATCGTGGTCAACGAGGTGTACCCCACCCTGTCCACCCAGTACGCCGACGTCGTGTTCCCCGTCGCCCTGTGGGTCGAGCGCGAGGGCCAGTTCGGCAACGCCGAGCGCCGTTCGGCTGTCTTCGAGAAGGCCGTGGATGCTCCGGGCGAGGCCAAGTGGGACCTCTGGGCGTTCATGGAAGTTGCGCACCGCGTGCTCGACGGCGAGAAGATCGGCGGCGAGGACTCCTTCGACCACCTCTTCGGCTTCATATACGACAAGAACGCGCGCGACTTCAAGAACGACGACCGCGAGACGAACCGCCTCTTGTGGGAGGAGTACCGCATCTTCTCGAACCCCGAGATGAACGACAAGGCCAAGGCCATCAACGACGACGCGGACGGGAAGTTCAACGCGAAGCTCAAGATGGAGGCCAAGCAGCTGGCCCCCTACGAGGAGTACCTCACCCACCACGGCATGACGTGGCCGGTGCGCAACGTCGACGGTGCCTGGAAGTCCACGAAGTGGCGCTTCGCCGAGGGATCGCAGGACGAAGGCTTCGACGAGATCGGCGTAAAGCAGTACGGCAAGCCCGGCATGGCCGGCGGCGTGAGCTTCTACAAGTCCGCCAACATGAAGCCCTCCGTGGTGTTCCGCCCCTACGAGCCGCCCGCGCAGACGCCGAGCGACGAGTACCCGTTCTACTTCGTCACGGGCCGTCTGCTGGAGCATTGGCACACCGGCACGATGACCCGCCGCGTGCCCGAGCTCGACCGCGCGCTGCCCGAGGCGCTGCTCAACATGAACCCGGACGACTGCAAGAAGATGGACGTCAAGGACGGCGACATGGTGCGCGTCAAGTCCACCTACGGCGAGTTCGACATCAAGGTGTCCACGGCAGGGCGCACCGAACCTCCCGCCGGCGTGGCCTTCGCTCCGTTCTTCGCCGAGGAGACCCTGGTCAACCTGGCAGTGCAGGACGTGTACTGCCCGCTGTCCAAGGAGCCCGACTACAAGAAGACCTGCGTATCCATTACGAAGCTCTAGGGGGAAGACGATGAAGAAGCACATGATAACCGCCGCCCTCGTGGCCGTGATGGCGCTGGGCTTGGGCACGGTTGCCGGCTGCAGCCAGGAAGCGCCCAAGGAAGACGTGAACGCGAACGTGCCGGCAGGCGCCCCGCCGCTGATGCCCACAAGCCACGAGAGCCGCTTCGAGAACCTGGGCGCGGCGGGCTGCTACGGCTGCCACGGCGCGAACGAGCAGGCGAACCCCATGCTGGCCGACGCGACCGCCCTGCCTGCCGACCACTACGCAGGCGGCGATGCGGGCTCCCTGGAAATGGACCCGACGCACGAGCAGTGCATCACCTGCCACGCGCAGGCGTAAGAGAACCATCAGCCCTATCCGGCGGACGGAGCACCGCGCGTCCGCCCTCCCTCCTCACCCGCCCCCTGCATCCTAGGGGGCGGGCCCTCAGAGGAGCCGATGAACGAAGGTAAGGAACCCATCATGGTCATTTCGAGTTTGGTCGTGGAAACGAGCCCCGAGCGCACCGACGACGTGGCGCTGGAGCTTGCGCAGCGCGAGGGCGTGGAGGTGCACGAGACGAACGGCTACAAGATCGTCGTCACCATCGAGGCCGAAACCGTGGACGACTCGCACGACGTCGCGAGCGGTTTCATCGGCATCGAAGGCGTCACCGGCATCAACCTCGTCTACGCGAACTTCGAAGACGACCCCACGCTCGCCAAGGCCGGTACGCGATGAGCGACGCCCCGAACCCTCGGCGCGCGTTTCGCTGGTCCTATCTGCGCCATACGGTGCAGGCAGCGGTCCTGGCGCTGTTCGCCGCGCCGGTGCTCGTGGCAGGCTGGGGCCTGTTCGGGCTGGCCGTCGGCGGCGACGATGCCGCGCCCGCCCCTGCCGAGCTTCCCTTTTTCGGCAGCCTGTCCTCCTCTTCCGTAGGCGGGCTCGATCTCCTCGATCCCTTCGGATTCTTGCAGGTGGTCGCCGCCTCGAAGACGTTCGAACTCGATTGGCTGCTGGCCGTGCTGCCGGTGCTTGTCGTGTACGGCCTGATCAGGGGACGGGCTTTTTGCGGATGGGTGTGCCCGGTCAACCTGCTGCTGGAGATCGCGGACGCGGTGCGCCGCAAGCTGCGCCTCAACGTGCGGGAGATGCCGGTGCCGCGCCACGCGAAGCTGTGGATCGCGCTGGCGGTGCTCGCGCTGTCGGCGCTGACCAGCGTGCCGGTGTTCGAGGCGTTCTCGCCCATCAGCGCCGTCAACAAGGGCATCCTGTTCGGGGCCGTGACAGGCGTGTGGGTGCTGCTGACCATCGTGCTGGCGGAGCTGTTCTGGGGCCACCGCGTGTGGTGCCGTTCCCTGTGCCCGCTCGGCGGCTTCTACGAAGCGCTCGGGCACATGGGCCAGGTGAACGTCAAATTCGACCGCAGCGCGTGCATCCGCTGCGACGCGTGCAAAAGCGCCTGCCTGTCCGACCCCGCCATCCTCGACCCGGTGCTCACCGAGCGCGACGTGATCGTGCGCGCGGGCGACTGCATGGCCTGCGGCTCATGCATCGACGCCTGCCCGACGCGCGCCCTGTCGTTCACCTTGGGACGCACCGCGAAGCCCGCTCCCGCATCCTCGCCCGAGCCGGCGAGCGACGCCGTCGAAGCATGACGGTGCCGCTTCAGAAGCGCCGCGCGGCTTCGCGGCGCTTCTGAAGCGGCACCGCGCGCCCGGGAGAATCCCTACACGTTCAGCAGCTTGTGCCTCAGGGCATAGTCCACGAGGTCGGCGCGGGTTTTCAGGCCGAGCTTCTGGTATATCTTCGAGCGATGGGCCTCGACGGTCTTCACCGAAAGGAATATCTGCTCGGATATCTCCTTGTTCGTGAAGCCCTTGGCCAGAAGCTGCAGGATCTCCAACTCGCGGTTCGACAGCTGCTGGTAGGAGCGGTCCTCCTCCTCGCCACCCGTCACGAGCTGCTTGGTGAGCAGCGCCGTCATCTTCGGGTGGATGTAGCTGCCGCCCTCGGCCACGGCATGGACCGCTGCGATGAGCTCCTCGGACGTCGAGTTCTTCAGCACGTAGCCCGCAGCTCCCCCGCGCAGCGTGTAGAACAGGTACTCGGGCTCGGCGAACATCGTGAGGATGACCACCTTCGTGCCGGGGAAGTCCTTCGCGATCTTCTCGCATGCTACCAGCCCGCTCTGCCCCGGCGGCATGGAGATGTCCATGAGCAGGATGTCGGGCTTCTCGCGGGCCACGATGGCGTAGGCCTGCGCGCCGTCGGCCGCCTCTGCCACCACGCGCACCTCGGGATCCTGCTCGAGGATCATCCTGAAGCCCGCGCGCACCACCTCGTGATCGTCTGCCAGCATGACGCGGATCATGCGCCCACCTCCTTGCCTTCCACCACGTGCATCGGCGCGACCAGCGTCATCTTCGTGCCGTGCTCGTCGGATTCCATCGTCAACGTGGCGCCGATGACGCTCGCGCGCTCCTGCATGCCCACGAGGCCGCAGCCGCTGCCCTTGATCTCGGGCTGCTCGGTGTTGAAGCCGCACCCGTGGTCCACGACGCTCACGTGCAGCCATCCGGCCGAATCCTCGAGCTGCACGATCACCTTCTCGGAGCCCGAGTACTTGCAGGCGTTCAGGATGGCCTCCTGGCAGATGCGGTACGCCTGCGTCTCGAGCGCCTGGTCGAAGCGATCGCGCGACAGGCTGCCCTCGAACACGATCTCGCTGCCGTACGTGCGCTCGAACACGGCCGCCTGCGAGCGCAGGGCGGCCACGAAGCCCAGGTGGTCGAGCGCCGAGGGGCGCAGCTCCACCGAGATGTTGTGCAGCTCGTCGAGCACGCGGTCCAGGTCGTTGTTGGCCTCGGCGAGCAGCTCCGCGCCCTCGGCGTCCACGTGCGAAGCAAGGCGCTTGAACACGAACGACAGCGTGAGCAGCTCCTGCGCGATGCCGTCGTGCAGCTCGCGCGAGATGCGCTTGCGCTCGTCCTCCTGCGCGGCGATGACGCGCGAGAGCTCCGAGCGGATGAAGATGGGGTTCTTCTGGCTGTCCGAGCGCTTCTCGGCTGCGATGCTCTCGAAGTCCATGAAGTCGCTCGACACCACCTTCAGGCCGCACAGCGTGTCGCCCAACCCCTCGATGAGCCGATGGAACGCCGCCTCGTGCTGGTCGCTGGCCGTGCGGAAGGCGCACAGCAGCACGGCCACCACGCGCCCGCCGCGCGTGAGGGGCAGCGCGCAGAAGCTGTGCAGGTCCTCGGCGAACACGATAGGGTACGACGAGTACTCGCGCGGGTCGATCTCCTCGTCGATGTCGGTGAACATCATGGGCTTGCCCGCCTTGATGGTGATGCCGCCGATGCCGTGCCCGGGCGCGAGCACGATGCGTCGATGGCGCTCGCCGGTGGCACCCGCGCTGTATACCCACTTGAGCGGCGCGCCGATGAAGGCCGTCAGCCCGATGGACACGAAATCGAACCCGTAGCGGTCCTTGATGTCGTGCACGGCCTGCGCGTACTTGTCGCACGTGCCCGCCAGCTCCCGCTCGCTGAAATTGGACGCTCCCACCGCGTCTCCCCCTGTCCGTCGTCGACCCGCTCGTTCGCTCGTCAACAGGCCATTATCCCCTACTTCGCTCCGTTTTGCACGGGATGCGTCGTTGAATGCCTCAACGACGCGCGTAATCCGCCATACGGCAGGCTCCCGCCGCGCCGCTTTCCCTGACCAAGCGCTCGTTCTCGTCGGTTATGCCGCCGAGCGCGAGCACGGGCACGTGCGCGCGCCGCACGATCGCGCGCAGAAACGGCAGTCCCTTCGCTGCCGTCGCCGGCTTGCACGAGGGGGCGAACACGGGGCTCGCGACGAGCGCGTCGGCCCCGAGCGCCTCAGCCTCGTCCACCTCCTCGACCTCGTGGACGTTCGTGCCCACCCAGGAGAACCCCTCCGGGCGGCCCCGCGCGCGCAGCAGCGGCAGCGGCAGGTGCACGGTCGCGCACCCGATGCGGCGCGCCGCGTCCACCTGCGTATGCGCGGCGAACGCGATGCCGCAGCGGGCGCAGGCGGCGGCCACCTCGGCCGCGAGGCGCGCGTACGCATCGGCGTCGAGGCCCTTCTCGCGCAGGATGACCGCGTCGACGGCCCCTGCCCCCGCGAGGAGCTCCACCTGTTGCGGCAGCGGGCGCGCGCAGCCCAGGCGGTCGGTGACGAAGACGCGCGCGAACGACGGGATCCGCCGTCCGGGCTCACAGGCGCACATAGTCGTTCATCACCGGTTCCAGGCCGGCCGCGCGCAGGGCGGCGCGCACCTGGGGCACGTCGCGGCCGTCGGCGATCTCGAACTGGTCGTCGCCCGCCCCCTCCTCGCCCGCGTGCTCGCCGACGCCCGTGGACACCCCGGCCGATATCTTCGTGGCGGCGATGCCCATGGCCTCGTCGCGGAAGCCCGCGCGCTCGCGCGACGAGATGGTGATGCCCGCCTGCGGCAGCAGCAGACGGTAAGCGCACATCACCTGCAGAAGCTGGCGCTCGCCCACGTCGCGCGGCCCCAGCGAGCCGTTGCCGACGATGGGCCGCAGCCGCGGGCACGACAGCGACAGCTCGGCGTGCGGGTAGGCGCGCTGCACGAGCCACGCGTGCAGGCCGCAGGCGAGCGCGTCGCGCCGGAAGTCTCCCAGGCCCAAGAGGGCGCCGAACGCCGCGCCCCGCATGCCGCCTCTCAGCGCGCGCTCCTGGGCGTTCGCGCGGTACGGGAACACGCGCTTGCGCCCCGCCAAGTGGAGCTTGCCGTAGAGCGCAGGGTCGTACGTCTCCTGGAACACCGTGACGTAGTCGACGCCGCATGCGTGCAGGTAGGCGTACTCGTCCTCGTTCATCGGGTACACCTCCACGCCCACCATGCGGAAGCGCTCGGCGGCCAGCTTGCAC encodes:
- a CDS encoding chaperone NapD, coding for MVISSLVVETSPERTDDVALELAQREGVEVHETNGYKIVVTIEAETVDDSHDVASGFIGIEGVTGINLVYANFEDDPTLAKAGTR
- the thiH gene encoding 2-iminoacetate synthase ThiH translates to MDIARAPRFPRLDAVDPADVARDRGIDPLTYLPDMDVTDSPVLGELLGRASSFDFDAVGEADVRAALAADRLSPEGFGALLSPAAEPLLEEVAVAARAARRRWFGSTAYLFTPLYLANYCDNHCVYCGFNRDNDICRARLDADGIVAELDAIAATGLEEILLLTGEDRVRTDVAYIGEACKLAAERFRMVGVEVYPMNEDEYAYLHACGVDYVTVFQETYDPALYGKLHLAGRKRVFPYRANAQERALRGGMRGAAFGALLGLGDFRRDALACGLHAWLVQRAYPHAELSLSCPRLRPIVGNGSLGPRDVGERQLLQVMCAYRLLLPQAGITISSRERAGFRDEAMGIAATKISAGVSTGVGEHAGEEGAGDDQFEIADGRDVPQVRAALRAAGLEPVMNDYVRL
- a CDS encoding molybdopterin-dependent oxidoreductase translates to MDISRRGFVKATAVALASAAAAGTMSSLVGCASGEGQTTAAAAGDGQKYTAVCRFCGCGCGVICEVKDNKLVSVTGDPDNESNKGLNCVKGYYLAKILYGDDRLTKPMIREDKSTKGTGEGLREATWDEALELVASKLKETWKADKSRLAFWLSGQQPITEGYACAKFIKAGLLSNNVDPNARLCMASAVVAFMNVFQTDEPAGSYSDLDQADVFITWGANMAEAHPMLYSRLTARKLSGTGVKHYDLGTIRTRTSASADKTMIFHPNTDLAIANCIANYLVQNKKYDEAFVNDHLQFKQGTEDIGNAFEDGYDKSEIGSKVDAVSPITFEEYAARLEPYTFEYTSQLSGVAVEDLKELAEVFADPDKKVMSLWTMGVNQHNRGTWMNHNIYNVHLLSGKIAQPGCGPFSLTGQPTACGTAREVGTFSHRLPADLLVANEQHRRYTEAIWDLPEGYLDEIKAPGMHTVKMFRELSKGNIDFMWSAHNNWAQSMPNLTRFLGEGDDNKGIFDAFIVVNEVYPTLSTQYADVVFPVALWVEREGQFGNAERRSAVFEKAVDAPGEAKWDLWAFMEVAHRVLDGEKIGGEDSFDHLFGFIYDKNARDFKNDDRETNRLLWEEYRIFSNPEMNDKAKAINDDADGKFNAKLKMEAKQLAPYEEYLTHHGMTWPVRNVDGAWKSTKWRFAEGSQDEGFDEIGVKQYGKPGMAGGVSFYKSANMKPSVVFRPYEPPAQTPSDEYPFYFVTGRLLEHWHTGTMTRRVPELDRALPEALLNMNPDDCKKMDVKDGDMVRVKSTYGEFDIKVSTAGRTEPPAGVAFAPFFAEETLVNLAVQDVYCPLSKEPDYKKTCVSITKL
- a CDS encoding 4Fe-4S dicluster domain-containing protein gives rise to the protein MKVSSVIAGASAALVAFQAVFYATRGEADLLRPPGAQGEKDFASRCIKCGKCMEACPYLALKPARDDAGAAVGTPMIDARAQACRLCEDFPCVEACPTNALRDIEARSDVKMGVAVIDEDLCIAFQGMRCEVCYRTCPLIDEAITIDYRLREGDAIHSVFAPVIDEDKCVGCGLCVERCVVGEPEVAIRIACDEERARGVAAAG
- a CDS encoding 4Fe-4S binding protein, producing MSDAPNPRRAFRWSYLRHTVQAAVLALFAAPVLVAGWGLFGLAVGGDDAAPAPAELPFFGSLSSSSVGGLDLLDPFGFLQVVAASKTFELDWLLAVLPVLVVYGLIRGRAFCGWVCPVNLLLEIADAVRRKLRLNVREMPVPRHAKLWIALAVLALSALTSVPVFEAFSPISAVNKGILFGAVTGVWVLLTIVLAELFWGHRVWCRSLCPLGGFYEALGHMGQVNVKFDRSACIRCDACKSACLSDPAILDPVLTERDVIVRAGDCMACGSCIDACPTRALSFTLGRTAKPAPASSPEPASDAVEA
- a CDS encoding teichoic acid transporter — its product is MLFKSRRNEYVDTEGPVRYLDGSGLERPLDMPKPQIAIMIAFVVVAALIGGYLLFNVLDAVKGGAARAQASVEENLSREVSYDLPSLTSYIAMNDDEIKQALADAGLTVIDKGGMSEDPDAALELIKLPADVSELDAGMMYSKGVSKLTASEAALLLNGSWTLDADRSEETSMRLRYADFSSGSLDAAIDSAIAAEGFDPATVAEDGMGVDEVGNTFKQGTVEANGTTYTWKVSAIPLSEMYDISGLPDTATYVGVRLSA
- a CDS encoding thiamine phosphate synthase, giving the protein MCACEPGRRIPSFARVFVTDRLGCARPLPQQVELLAGAGAVDAVILREKGLDADAYARLAAEVAAACARCGIAFAAHTQVDAARRIGCATVHLPLPLLRARGRPEGFSWVGTNVHEVEEVDEAEALGADALVASPVFAPSCKPATAAKGLPFLRAIVRRAHVPVLALGGITDENERLVRESGAAGACRMADYARR
- a CDS encoding GAF domain-containing sensor histidine kinase, whose translation is MGASNFSERELAGTCDKYAQAVHDIKDRYGFDFVSIGLTAFIGAPLKWVYSAGATGERHRRIVLAPGHGIGGITIKAGKPMMFTDIDEEIDPREYSSYPIVFAEDLHSFCALPLTRGGRVVAVLLCAFRTASDQHEAAFHRLIEGLGDTLCGLKVVSSDFMDFESIAAEKRSDSQKNPIFIRSELSRVIAAQEDERKRISRELHDGIAQELLTLSFVFKRLASHVDAEGAELLAEANNDLDRVLDELHNISVELRPSALDHLGFVAALRSQAAVFERTYGSEIVFEGSLSRDRFDQALETQAYRICQEAILNACKYSGSEKVIVQLEDSAGWLHVSVVDHGCGFNTEQPEIKGSGCGLVGMQERASVIGATLTMESDEHGTKMTLVAPMHVVEGKEVGA
- a CDS encoding response regulator is translated as MIRVMLADDHEVVRAGFRMILEQDPEVRVVAEAADGAQAYAIVAREKPDILLMDISMPPGQSGLVACEKIAKDFPGTKVVILTMFAEPEYLFYTLRGGAAGYVLKNSTSEELIAAVHAVAEGGSYIHPKMTALLTKQLVTGGEEEDRSYQQLSNRELEILQLLAKGFTNKEISEQIFLSVKTVEAHRSKIYQKLGLKTRADLVDYALRHKLLNV